In the genome of Chaetodon trifascialis isolate fChaTrf1 chromosome 21, fChaTrf1.hap1, whole genome shotgun sequence, the window ACCACCCCAGCACCCGCCTTTGAGGTACGAGATGATCAGCTTTGTCTCGTTATGTAGGATTGAGAATATTTGAAACACACTGCTCAATACTTTCTCTGGTCCTCTCTTTCAGGTTCCCAGTGAGAAGGACACCCTCTACCTCCATCTCCTGTTTGCTCTCAAAGATCCCAGTGTGGGAACACTGGAGTCTAACTTTGCTTCCACAGTCTTCTATGCTTTCAGTGCTTTACAGGTACAGCGCATAGCTCATGACATGGTTTATTTTACAAATAATGGTCATGTGAAAACACTATTAAATGTTACGTCTACTCCTTTGATTTCTTTCTAATTTATGTGACTGGGGGCAGAAAATACTGGAATATATAGTTGCCCATTAAATGGAAAAGTCCTGTGGTGCTGTATCCTTCATGCATGCCTGGTTTGAGTCCCAGCGGGACATTTTCTTGTAAACTGGGATGAAATCTTGAGTCAGGTGTCAGCCTCGCCCTGACCAAAAGAAAAGCTCTGGTAATTTGTTTGATGTACTGAGGATTAGAAAGGTAATTTCCACCCCATCTCCTCTCCGTCCCTCAGGATCGCTGGCAGGAGCTCGTGGAGGACATTGAACGAGGGAAGGTCAGCAGCGCTCTGGCTCTGGAGCCCGGAGTGAGATCCAAGCTCGAGGCTCTGATGAAGCCGGACCCGGAGAGGGCGGCTGAGCTCCGGGCCCACTTCCAGGATGGCTTCCGTGGGATCGCCAAGCGGCTGTGGCCTCACCTCCACCTGGTGTTGGCGGTGGACTCGGGCTCCAATCAAATCTATGGGGAAATGTTGAGGGAGAACTACTGTCATGGAGTTCCTTTCTATTCGCCATTCTACGCCGCTACTGAAGGTAAGAACCTGCACGTGAACACACCTGATCTCAGACACCGCTGTGGGAACAaccaataaaaatacaaataaaatgtgtcactgcatttccaagaagaagaaactcaTCTGTCGTTGGTAGTATTAGCTCTAATTGTGCGTACGGGCCCCTGCAGGTCTAATAGGGGTGAACCTGTGGCCTCAGGAGCCAAACAGACGCTACCTGCTGTGTCCTCGATCAATGTTCTGCGAGTTCCTGCCAGAGAgcagcctggaggaggagacgcCTCACACTctgctgatggaggaggtgaaggagggacAGAACTACGAGCTTGTTATCACGAACGCTTCAGGACTCTTCAGGTCTGATTTCATTTAAGGATCTAATGATGGATGAAAGTCTGCAGGATGTGAATGCAGACAACGTTGTGTTTGTTATGTGTTCAGGGAGTAAATACGTGAAATAAGGGTCAATTTTAGGAATGTTTCCGTTAGTTAACTGCTCTTTTGTCAAATCATTCGCTGGAAAAAGTGAGAATAACATTCAATAATTGCTGGGTGTCATCGCCGTTGTGTTGCGGTTTCACTCGACTGCACGCTATCAAGATCAAATGAGCGGCATCTCAAGTCTGATAATGTCATGCAAGAGCCAGATCTGTGCTCAGACTCCATAATGACACTGGTTTGTGCTGTGTTGCAGATATCGCATTGGAGACATTGTGAAAGTGGTCGGATTCCACAACCAGTGTCCCATTGTTGAGTTTCAATACAGGTACATTTTGCGTTGCTCTCACGCGTCTACTGTAGATACATCCTGCATGTCATGTGCTCTACGCAGGTTTTTAAAATATACAACATGTCAGATGACTTCCCTTTGTCCTCCGTCAGACGGGGTCAGATGTTGAGCGTCCGAGGGGAGAAAGTGTCTGAGGCGTTGTTCCTCGATGCTTTGAAGAAAGCTGTTGCTCAGTGGCCAGGAGCTCAGCTGGTCGACTACTGCTGCGCTGAGAGTGGCATCATGGGTAAGACTCACGCTGAGTCACGCCTCTGAGTGCCTAGTCAGGTTCAGTTTGCGCTCTAATGAACTTCTCTCTGCCGTTGTAGGAGATTCGATAGGCGGCTCAGATCCTCATTATCAGGTcttcattgagctgaaaggtgtGAGAAACCTCACAGAGGAGCAGCGGTACAAGGTAAGATGAATGTAGcctgcagcaacaacacatggggtgcttttcattacgttgaattgtgcctcctcatctcctctctccttcgtcgacccggaagttgtttcccctccgccatgatgaaggatcttccaattgcttaaatgcacctgaaggagatgaggagtgaggagagaggaggcttctgaaggagatcagagtgaggatacaccggtgtagcctacgcggaagtcttttattatttaaggggcgtgtcgtatgtggcacacgtttgaatcatggcgggagcaggtgaacgtcatcagtaattgacgaCACTttggactgacgctgtggagcgaggattttccatttcggagtttcgtctcctctgtcctcacgtctcttcctcgcatccctctttcatgtcctcgctgggcggagctaagacgcgaggagaggaagaaagtggaggagacgaggagaccaattcaccgaatgaaaagcacccatggTTTTTCCTTTATTGTGAAATTAACATCCGCTCTCCTTCCTTTCCAGTTGGACATCTGTCTCCAGAAGGACTCGGCCGTCTACAAGTCTTTCCGCATCAAAGGCAGCATCGGACCGATGAGGGTGCAGCTGGTGGCACAGGGCGCGTTCGACGAACTCCGCAAGCGTATGATGGACTTCTCGAACACCTCACCCAACACCTTCAAGATGCACCGCGTGCTGCGCAGGAAAGAATATGCTGACTTCCTCTTGGGGAAAACCATTTCCTGAAACCTCCCGCTGTGGAGAAGGAGACAAAGTTTGTGGACTCAGACTGTGGTGAGCGCTGAATGCATGAAATGTCTCCAGTTTTTTTTGACCTGCCGCTCATCAGTGAGTTGATAAATTGTGCCTTTGGGAACAGCTTGACACAAAAAGACAGCAGTATTCATTTTTAACaattaaaaatgttcatttcaccGATTTATTTTCTCAACCATATTTATAATTTTTATTAAAGTGAACTGTTAAAGCTGTAGTTGTGATTAATGAAAGGTTTCAGTACAGCCTGACTGATATGGATTTTTGGAGTATTATATTAGTATTATAGTataagatacacacacagagttcaacaaaaaacattatATAAATTCAAGAATTCAAGAATATTCAAGTATTTTTTTCATCTCCAAAGTTTAACTGTTGGACGCCAGATGACTTCACTGAAAAGTCCTTTCTCAGTGTTCAGAGTTTCCACCTCACACCACGAGCACATCACTGGACCAGAATTGGCGTCCAGACAAGTTGCGACTTTTCgctttcagcagatgaatgtgagaACAGCCTCCTAGTGTGAGACTGCACATACATGTTTCTACACAGTGTGTCTGCCCAGGATTTCATTTTGTTGCCTAATGACTACTGGGGtgatgtgtgaggggaaaaaagtgttttttatagcagctgaggaaaaaggcaaaatgacACCCAGACAGTTAAGCTTGTGAAATGTTTGCGCTGTTACACATTTTTAACAGTATGATCCTTTCAATTGATACCATCTGGTGTTATTGAATGCAGCACCACCACGTTCCCATTGTCCCATAAGTGCAGTCACCGTGAAGATTAAAGCAACATTTGGCAAGATTTATATCTAAAAATAAATCCCTCTTGTATGCctcgtggggggggggggggggggttgccaCAGAGAACAGCATCCTAAACCCTTTTAGTACTTAACTATGATTTTGTTCTGTCTGGAAAGCAAATTCAGATGTAGGTTGTGATCTCCTATAAGTGGCAAATCAAAGCTGTTTAATCAGAGGTTTCGCACAGTTGGCTGAGCAGCTCGCGCTCCTTTTATCATAATCTGGACTCAAAAGCAGTCAATGTTTTGTCTCTTGAATCCCCCTGTTTTAGCATCCCCTGCGGGTTGCAGAAGGTAAGCATACAATTTATACCATACCGTACGCAGCTTTCCCTCACAACCTCCCACCATAAGCCCTTAAAGCCAGATAAGCAGATTAATGGTGAGATTCATTGCAGATGATGTTTCTCCATGAAAACAGACCCCAAACATTAGCTTACATTTACTCTTGACCATCTGATTTCTCTCTTCAGCTACATTGCCAGTGCCTGGACTTCAATGTCACCACTAGGGGGGGCTAGTCCAATATGCAAGGCTCACACAAAGCTGCTATCCATTGTTTTCTACACGTCAGCCGTTTTCTACTTTGTCTTAtggtctgctgctgtctgaaaacTGGATTCTTGGTCATAACTCTCACCACAGGCAATCAGGGAGGCTATTTTTGCTGAAAGTTAAATGAAAGTAGGCCTATAACAGTCAACATCACTATTTAATTTCATGAGATATTTCATCTAACCAAAGTTAGATTGTCATTTATTATGTTGTGGAAGCTGGAGGAACCAAGCAGCCGAGTAGCAACAAACCCACATCTGAGCGCCTGTCACCCTCATGCGTTGTTGCAGGACTCGCTCCTCTCCCGCAGGTCCCTCCGTTCACAAAGTGGGCTAGTATTTATAGTAACGTCCCATTTCAGCATGAGATTTGACACTGCTCTCGCTTTATCTTGCCTTCAGGTTCATAGTGCGATCAGACCAAAACAGGGGTTAATTGAAAATAACAGCATTTGCGTGAGatgatgtttttcctctctggagGTTTTAAATGGTTTGACAGCAGTTACCTGAAGCTGTCATCCCCTCATATTTTCCAGCACATCAGAGGTTACAGGAGGCTGATTAATGACTAGAAGCAAGACGCCAACTAGTGTCAACCTCGTGTTAGGAATAATGAGACAATTTGGAAGCTACGCTAATTTTCTTTGCGGCGTACGTTGATAACGTTACCATGCACAAAgcgtaaaaacaaaaaatgttttatttcccCAAGTTGCCAGGATATAACTTTAATACTTGCCAAACTTGCTGCTGAAGTTGTGTTGGTGGGCCAGTAGGGGGCAGTCTTCCCTCTGGTCCCAATTAAGTCTCACCAAGGTGTTTGGGGCGCGTGCCTGTAGGAGACCCCGTCCTTCTTGTGAGACGTTAAACCGGAGGTCGTCACTCACTGTGGCTATTTAGGATTTATGGCGTCTATCACAAAGAGTAGGGGGTTCCGCTGCGTCTTGGCAGAACTCCCAACCTGTCTGCCTCCATCTGGCCGCCTAAACGTCCCCCTGTGTAACTGGCTCAAGGTTTCCCTCCTTCTCCACGCCTTGATGTGTGGCGAGCATTCTGGTTCAAGATGGCGGTCGTGCATCACCTAGGTGGGTGCTACACATTGGTGGTGGTTCAGGTGATTTTCCCTCCTTCACTGAAGCACCTTGGGTATCATGATAAAgcattatatatatatctaatcccttattattattagaaatcaAACACACTGGATATATTAATAAGCTTTAGATGTGATTGTATTTGGGCTTACTTTTCAatacagccaggctagctgttaccctctgtttccagtctttatgctaaactatgCTAGCTGGTTGCTGGCTGTAGCCCCCCATGTAATGTAgagacatgacagtggtatcaAACTTATAATCCAGTTCTCTGCCAGAATGCAAATcaatgtattttccaaaatatcaCAGCATTGTGTACAAAAAGTTACTGTAAGtctaaaaagaaacaaactgtaaaaagaaaaaaaagaaaaaaaaaacttaattagGAAATGTTTGGTCTGGAAAAAAAGCTGTCAAACAAGCTTTACAGAAGACTGAAAGTCCCCCAGGGTCAAATAAgaagctttttttgttttgtttttccaaatttCTGACTAAATTAGCTATCTTTTGAAAAAGTGAGTTATTCATTCAACACC includes:
- the ghdc gene encoding GH3 domain-containing protein is translated as MAFSWFHVAVPLCFVILSAAVAITGHNHAMPPLLPAALGVCSLAGMALIWRDMSSKMKGGNRTLSSLLSQYLAVKAVGWLGRRQRGRLEAETLNVKRVQEETLLKRLRRNANTSYGKQYEFGSITDSDGFWARHPITTYEHYRELVRRIAAGEEKVIIAEKPLILAMTSGTSGQSAMLLSTKDTNTEFFLQGVTVCLDAMRTAFPATDSLQRTTKIFYSPTFRQSEAGIPIGPNSSTPASSRHMLNLYTTPAPAFEVPSEKDTLYLHLLFALKDPSVGTLESNFASTVFYAFSALQDRWQELVEDIERGKVSSALALEPGVRSKLEALMKPDPERAAELRAHFQDGFRGIAKRLWPHLHLVLAVDSGSNQIYGEMLRENYCHGVPFYSPFYAATEGLIGVNLWPQEPNRRYLLCPRSMFCEFLPESSLEEETPHTLLMEEVKEGQNYELVITNASGLFRYRIGDIVKVVGFHNQCPIVEFQYRRGQMLSVRGEKVSEALFLDALKKAVAQWPGAQLVDYCCAESGIMGDSIGGSDPHYQVFIELKGVRNLTEEQRYKLDICLQKDSAVYKSFRIKGSIGPMRVQLVAQGAFDELRKRMMDFSNTSPNTFKMHRVLRRKEYADFLLGKTIS